A genomic region of Chitinimonas arctica contains the following coding sequences:
- a CDS encoding CaiB/BaiF CoA transferase family protein: MSALSHLRILDLSRVLAGPWATQLLADLGATVIKVEKPDGGDDTRGWGPPFLTGQDGAPSRESAYFLCTNRGKQSLAIDIASSEGQAQLRELVKSCDVVVENFKVGGLKKYGLDYDSLAAIKPDLVYCSITGFGQNGPRAEQAGYDFMIQGLGGLMSITGAADGEPQKVGVAVTDLFTGMYATVAIQAALAHRDRSGEGQHIDLALFDCQLAMLANVASNHLVGGSKPSRYGNAHANIVPYQAFPAADGHVIVAVGNDSQFARFAELCGHPEWAGNPRYATNRARVENRAELVPLISAAMLTQSRAYWIAGMDSLGIPGGPINTVPEALAEPQAQARGAVVTIAHPIAPVKMVANPIKLSKTPIRYDVPPPMLGEHSDSLLGNA, translated from the coding sequence CCCAGTTGCTGGCCGACCTGGGCGCCACCGTCATCAAGGTTGAAAAACCCGACGGCGGCGACGATACCCGCGGCTGGGGCCCGCCCTTTCTGACCGGCCAGGATGGCGCGCCCAGCCGCGAGTCCGCCTACTTCCTCTGCACCAACCGTGGCAAGCAATCGCTGGCCATCGATATCGCCAGCAGCGAGGGCCAGGCGCAACTGCGCGAGCTGGTGAAAAGCTGCGATGTGGTGGTGGAGAACTTCAAGGTCGGCGGCTTGAAGAAATACGGCCTGGATTACGACAGCCTGGCCGCCATCAAGCCCGACCTCGTCTATTGCTCGATCACCGGCTTCGGCCAGAACGGGCCGCGGGCGGAGCAAGCCGGCTACGACTTCATGATCCAGGGCCTGGGCGGCTTGATGAGCATCACCGGCGCGGCCGACGGCGAACCGCAGAAGGTTGGCGTCGCCGTCACCGATCTGTTCACCGGCATGTATGCCACCGTCGCCATCCAGGCGGCCCTGGCCCACCGCGACCGCAGCGGCGAAGGCCAGCATATCGATCTGGCGCTGTTCGATTGCCAGTTGGCCATGCTTGCCAACGTGGCCTCCAACCACCTGGTGGGCGGCAGCAAGCCATCGCGCTACGGCAATGCCCATGCCAATATCGTGCCTTACCAGGCCTTCCCCGCCGCTGACGGCCATGTGATCGTCGCGGTAGGCAACGACAGCCAGTTCGCCCGCTTCGCCGAACTTTGCGGCCATCCCGAATGGGCAGGCAACCCTCGCTACGCCACCAATCGCGCGCGGGTGGAAAACCGTGCCGAGCTGGTGCCCTTGATCAGTGCCGCCATGTTGACCCAAAGCCGCGCCTACTGGATCGCCGGTATGGATAGCCTGGGCATTCCCGGCGGCCCCATCAATACCGTGCCGGAAGCCTTGGCCGAGCCGCAAGCGCAGGCACGCGGTGCGGTGGTAACGATAGCCCACCCGATCGCCCCGGTGAAAATGGTGGCCAATCCGATCAAGCTTTCCAAGACACCGATTCGCTATGATGTGCCGCCGCCCATGCTGGGCGAGCACAGCGATAGCCTGCTCGGCAACGCCTGA
- a CDS encoding glutamine synthetase family protein translates to MGRPAACHGHPRLYRPGRPAHAHRQPQCAEKRAGRLRRPRLAAGGRARAGVLCISPQPRPERPLYPPKSRNGRREDGQQGFSMGGLNDLGAFFDEVYTALAALGIPGDTFVHELGPSQYEINLLHGDALLLADQAFLFKYALREVGFKHNLQVVFMAKPLAGQPGSSMHIHQSIVDGEGRNIFSAPDGSATPLFEQFIAGQQKLIPELMPLFCPHVNSYRRFAKHMAAPVNLSWGHDNRSVGLRIPRSSPVARRVENRIPGCDANPYLALAASLASGLHGMEQGLQATPEATGTVFNQAEDTGPQLPRSLEAALAAMHGSAVARSLFGDEFIDAFVAAKEVELDSFLNEVTPWERRYLAALA, encoded by the coding sequence GTGGGCCGGCCAGCCGCGTGCCATGGCCATCCACGACTGTATCGACCTGGACGACCGGCCCACGCCCATCGCCAGCCGCAATGTGCTGAAAAACGTGCTGGCCGCCTACGCCGCCCACGATTGGCAGCCGGTGGTCGCGCCCGAGCTGGAGTTCTATGTATTAGCCCCCAACCTCGACCCGAACGACCCCTTTACCCCCCGAAAAGCCGCAATGGCCGACGCGAGGACGGCCAGCAAGGTTTCAGCATGGGCGGCCTCAACGATCTGGGCGCCTTCTTCGACGAGGTCTACACCGCCCTGGCGGCGCTCGGCATCCCCGGCGATACCTTCGTGCATGAACTGGGACCCAGCCAGTACGAAATCAATCTGCTGCATGGCGATGCGCTATTGCTGGCGGACCAGGCCTTCCTGTTCAAATACGCCTTGCGCGAGGTCGGCTTCAAACACAATCTGCAGGTGGTCTTCATGGCCAAGCCGCTGGCCGGCCAACCGGGCAGCTCCATGCATATCCACCAAAGCATCGTGGATGGCGAAGGCCGCAATATCTTCAGCGCGCCGGACGGTAGCGCCACGCCGCTATTCGAGCAATTCATCGCGGGACAGCAAAAGCTGATTCCGGAGCTGATGCCGCTGTTCTGCCCCCATGTGAACAGCTATCGCCGCTTTGCCAAGCATATGGCGGCGCCGGTCAATCTCAGCTGGGGCCACGACAATCGCTCGGTCGGTTTGCGCATTCCCCGTTCCAGCCCGGTTGCCCGCCGCGTGGAGAACCGCATTCCCGGCTGCGATGCCAACCCCTACCTGGCCCTGGCCGCCAGCCTGGCGTCCGGACTCCATGGCATGGAGCAAGGCTTGCAGGCCACGCCGGAAGCGACCGGCACCGTCTTCAACCAGGCGGAAGATACCGGTCCGCAATTGCCACGCAGCCTGGAAGCCGCCCTGGCTGCCATGCATGGCAGCGCCGTTGCGCGCAGCCTGTTCGGCGATGAATTCATCGATGCCTTCGTGGCCGCCAAGGAAGTGGAACTGGACAGCTTCCTCAACGAAGTAACGCCATGGGAACGGCGCTATCTGGCCGCCCTGGCCTAG
- the siaA gene encoding biofilm regulation protein phosphatase SiaA (SiaB is a threonine kinase acting on SiaC; SiaA is the matching phosphatase.): MVTLGLRGKSLLALLLACVLALLPAAVIGWQVLDSFRNHFGQAYARNTTLLNREKVFAPVSRELALSLRLADSQVTRQWLEDEDNADKRKLFFREAEGYRRDFRDHSYFVVNGNSRQYYFNDGKGPITSTARYRLDPKVEHDNWYFGTMRDTSHFNINVDRDVQLNVTKVWFNVVVHDGDRKIGLAGSGLDLSTFLNDFIANYEAGITPMILDGKGAIQAHPDKRLIAYNSATRNAPRQDSSLFRLLDDSGDTESLRTAMAAAVDKPGSVTVCSVGLNGKPQLLALSYIPELKWHVVTALDLRAAELIDRQWLTPVLLTLAALLVALLAGFAYAVDKLVLRPLRQLQHTAQAMAAGHYEVALPQGRHDEIGQLSAAFGVMARKVRSHTEELENRVSERTRELEQANLEMVSAHKKIDDSIDYASLIQRAILPNHQLGNALGEQHAVLWRPRDVVGGDFYVYRADERGCLLGVVDCAGHGVPGALMTMLAHAALDQAIADTGTADPAAILARTDQIVRLMLRHEPDQRALATNMDVGLAYADLKARELTFAGAKISLFHSDGETVGEVPGGRRAIGDKRTGDYVNTRIGLLAGHTFYLTTDGFLDQAGGELGYGFGSRRFTRMLRKYARLPLAEQAAAFDATLASYQGAQSQRDDITMLCFRFG, from the coding sequence ATGGTGACCCTGGGACTTCGCGGTAAATCCTTGCTGGCCTTGCTGTTGGCATGCGTGCTGGCCTTGCTGCCTGCCGCCGTCATCGGCTGGCAGGTGCTGGACAGTTTCCGCAACCATTTCGGCCAAGCCTACGCCCGCAACACCACCCTGCTGAACCGCGAAAAGGTCTTCGCGCCGGTATCGCGCGAGCTGGCGCTATCGCTCCGGCTGGCGGATTCGCAGGTCACCCGCCAATGGCTGGAGGACGAGGACAACGCGGACAAGCGCAAGTTGTTCTTCCGCGAGGCGGAAGGCTATCGGCGCGACTTCCGCGACCATTCCTACTTCGTCGTCAACGGCAACAGCCGCCAGTATTACTTCAACGACGGCAAAGGCCCCATCACCAGCACCGCGCGCTACCGGCTCGATCCCAAGGTCGAACATGACAACTGGTATTTCGGCACCATGCGCGATACCAGCCATTTCAATATCAATGTCGATCGCGACGTACAGCTGAATGTCACCAAGGTCTGGTTCAATGTGGTGGTACACGATGGCGACCGCAAGATCGGCCTGGCGGGAAGCGGGCTGGACCTATCCACCTTCCTGAACGACTTTATCGCCAACTACGAGGCGGGGATCACCCCCATGATCCTCGATGGCAAGGGTGCGATCCAGGCCCACCCCGACAAGCGCCTGATCGCTTACAACTCGGCCACCCGAAATGCGCCCCGCCAGGACAGCAGCCTGTTCCGCCTGCTGGACGATAGCGGCGACACCGAAAGCCTGCGTACCGCCATGGCCGCCGCCGTCGACAAACCTGGCAGCGTCACGGTCTGCTCGGTCGGCCTGAACGGCAAGCCGCAGCTGCTGGCGCTGAGCTATATCCCCGAATTGAAATGGCATGTGGTGACCGCGCTCGATCTGCGCGCGGCCGAGCTGATCGATCGGCAATGGCTCACGCCGGTACTGCTGACGCTGGCCGCCTTGCTGGTCGCCTTGCTGGCCGGTTTCGCCTATGCGGTGGACAAACTGGTATTGCGCCCTCTACGCCAGCTGCAACATACCGCCCAAGCCATGGCGGCCGGCCATTACGAAGTTGCCCTGCCGCAAGGGCGCCATGACGAGATCGGCCAGCTCAGCGCCGCCTTCGGCGTGATGGCCCGGAAGGTCCGCAGCCACACCGAGGAGCTGGAAAACCGGGTCAGCGAACGCACCAGGGAGCTGGAACAAGCCAATCTCGAGATGGTTTCGGCGCACAAGAAGATCGACGACTCCATCGATTACGCCAGCCTGATACAGCGCGCCATCCTCCCCAATCACCAGCTCGGCAATGCCCTGGGCGAACAGCACGCTGTGCTGTGGCGGCCGCGCGACGTGGTGGGCGGCGATTTCTATGTCTACCGAGCCGACGAGCGCGGTTGCCTGCTGGGAGTGGTGGACTGCGCCGGCCATGGGGTGCCTGGCGCGCTGATGACCATGTTGGCGCATGCTGCCCTCGACCAGGCCATCGCCGACACAGGTACCGCCGACCCCGCCGCCATCCTGGCCAGGACCGACCAGATCGTCCGGCTGATGCTGCGCCATGAGCCGGACCAGCGAGCCTTGGCGACCAATATGGATGTCGGCCTGGCCTATGCTGATCTCAAGGCGCGCGAGTTGACCTTCGCCGGCGCCAAGATCTCGCTCTTCCATAGCGACGGCGAAACCGTGGGCGAGGTGCCCGGCGGGCGCCGCGCGATCGGCGACAAACGGACCGGCGACTATGTGAACACCCGCATCGGCTTGCTGGCCGGCCATACCTTCTATCTGACCACGGACGGTTTCCTCGACCAGGCCGGTGGTGAACTGGGTTACGGCTTCGGCAGCAGGCGTTTCACCAGGATGCTGCGCAAGTACGCCCGCCTGCCCCTGGCCGAACAAGCGGCGGCCTTCGACGCCACGCTGGCCAGCTACCAAGGCGCGCAATCCCAGCGCGACGATATTACGATGCTATGTTTCCGCTTTGGTTGA
- the siaB gene encoding biofilm regulation protein kinase SiaB, translated as MEPLDLFDMRERYNRQQIMLCFNGPISRSLIEEIGNALRNYLEADHAHPSAAMDVFGVYIEMTQNIRHYARLKGWPEQEAAATVVIARDPQGRYVVSAGNLVEQADGEVLLAKIDELAPLDKSQLKAMYKEQLRKPRTDDAASGAGLGLIDIARKASEPLVGTLRQLPDERGFISLRAVI; from the coding sequence ATGGAACCACTCGATCTCTTCGACATGCGCGAGCGCTACAATCGTCAGCAGATCATGCTGTGCTTCAATGGCCCGATATCACGCAGCCTGATAGAAGAAATAGGTAATGCCCTGCGCAATTACCTGGAGGCGGATCACGCCCATCCCTCCGCCGCCATGGATGTCTTCGGGGTCTATATCGAAATGACCCAGAATATCCGCCATTACGCTCGGCTCAAGGGCTGGCCGGAGCAGGAAGCCGCCGCCACGGTGGTCATCGCGCGCGACCCGCAGGGCCGCTACGTGGTATCGGCCGGCAACTTGGTCGAACAAGCCGATGGCGAAGTCCTGCTTGCCAAGATCGACGAATTGGCGCCGCTGGACAAAAGCCAGCTCAAAGCCATGTACAAAGAACAACTGCGCAAGCCGCGCACCGACGATGCCGCCAGCGGGGCCGGCCTGGGCCTGATCGATATTGCCCGCAAGGCCAGCGAGCCCCTGGTCGGTACCTTGCGCCAGCTGCCCGATGAGCGCGGCTTTATCAGCCTGCGGGCGGTCATCTAA
- the siaC gene encoding biofilm regulation phosphoprotein SiaC has translation MNDFSITGSQSSPAIQGNWEDGILAMQGDSYPENSYELFQQVFHWLESFLKDASRPLTLELKLLYLNTSSIKAMMDIFDLLEEAHHAGQTVAVNWHYDQRNERVAELAAEFKEDCNFPFAIIGHATSSGEPDET, from the coding sequence ATGAACGACTTTTCCATTACGGGCAGCCAGTCCAGCCCCGCCATCCAAGGCAACTGGGAGGACGGGATACTGGCCATGCAAGGCGACTCCTACCCGGAGAATTCCTACGAACTCTTCCAGCAGGTGTTCCACTGGCTCGAATCCTTTCTGAAGGATGCCAGCCGGCCGCTGACGCTGGAACTGAAATTGCTCTATCTCAATACCAGCAGCATCAAGGCCATGATGGATATCTTCGATCTGTTGGAAGAAGCCCATCACGCCGGCCAGACGGTGGCGGTCAACTGGCACTACGACCAACGTAACGAGCGGGTGGCCGAGCTGGCGGCGGAGTTCAAGGAAGACTGCAACTTCCCCTTCGCCATCATCGGCCATGCCACCTCATCGGGGGAGCCCGATGAAACATGA
- the siaD gene encoding biofilm regulation diguanylate cyclase SiaD: MKHDSGELEALIKRLLADPAMRDDPLYFALSQLWQQYRDLLNRVERITHVSDAYQHIARQREQSLSMRFDKHLRQLEKVARISDRYQQMLRDLNTTLQEASTHDALTGLANRRLLLERLKSEAERSERNQRPFCVAMVDIDHFKRVNDQYGHDAGDAVLIDVAQVLESEVREYDLCGRWGGEEFLILLPETELATALAVLERVRDCVRQRPIQVEKQSLTLTVSAGLAEHRLDQGYADTVNQADAAMLVAKRSGRDRCWAGEAPPTGAV, from the coding sequence ATGAAACATGACAGCGGCGAACTTGAGGCGCTGATCAAGCGTTTGCTGGCCGACCCGGCAATGCGCGACGACCCGCTGTATTTCGCGCTTAGCCAGTTGTGGCAGCAGTATCGGGACTTGCTCAATCGGGTTGAACGCATCACCCATGTGTCGGACGCCTATCAGCATATCGCCCGGCAGCGCGAGCAGAGCCTCAGCATGCGATTCGACAAGCATTTGCGCCAATTGGAAAAGGTCGCGCGCATTTCCGACCGCTACCAGCAGATGTTGCGCGATCTGAATACCACCTTGCAGGAAGCCTCCACCCACGACGCGTTGACCGGCCTGGCCAACCGCCGGCTATTGCTGGAACGGCTGAAGAGCGAAGCCGAACGGAGCGAGCGGAATCAACGGCCATTCTGCGTGGCAATGGTCGATATCGATCATTTCAAGCGGGTCAATGACCAATACGGCCATGACGCCGGCGACGCCGTCCTGATCGATGTCGCCCAGGTGCTGGAAAGCGAAGTCCGCGAATACGATTTGTGCGGCCGCTGGGGTGGCGAGGAATTCCTGATCCTGCTGCCGGAAACCGAGCTGGCTACCGCGCTGGCCGTGCTGGAACGGGTCCGCGACTGCGTGCGGCAACGTCCTATCCAGGTGGAAAAACAGAGCCTGACCCTCACCGTCAGTGCCGGCTTGGCCGAGCATCGCCTCGACCAAGGCTACGCCGACACGGTCAACCAGGCAGATGCCGCCATGCTGGTTGCCAAACGCAGCGGGCGGGACCGTTGTTGGGCGGGAGAGGCGCCGCCGACGGGGGCGGTCTAG
- a CDS encoding DUF4870 domain-containing protein — protein MNPNPAPAGTTDSNTFAVLTWVGTLIFGFIPPLIVFLVKKDDAYVLSHAKEALNWSITATLGYIACMVLTLVVIGAFLIPVVMVIHLVFCILGAVNASKGIDYKLPFNLRLIK, from the coding sequence ATGAACCCCAATCCGGCGCCGGCCGGCACCACCGATTCCAATACCTTTGCCGTGCTGACGTGGGTGGGCACCTTGATCTTCGGCTTTATCCCGCCGCTTATCGTGTTCCTGGTCAAGAAAGACGACGCCTATGTGCTAAGCCACGCCAAGGAAGCGCTGAACTGGTCCATTACCGCGACGCTGGGCTATATCGCCTGCATGGTGCTGACCTTGGTGGTGATCGGCGCATTCCTGATCCCGGTTGTCATGGTGATACACCTGGTGTTCTGCATCCTCGGAGCCGTCAATGCCAGCAAGGGCATTGACTACAAACTGCCTTTCAATCTGCGCCTGATCAAATAA
- a CDS encoding outer membrane beta-barrel protein: protein MQKQFAVFAIAAALAAPAFAEGFYAGGDIGRSKVEVKGDGISAHKNDNTWSAYGGYQFHPNFAAEVGYRSFGKIDATEGASRASVKARGLEASLVGSLPVTNELSVFGRVGVTNVKATYELRTPGGYENASEKKTKGMFGIGARYAVSKEVGLTAEYRQVAKMDKAKLSTFTVGGDYRF from the coding sequence ATGCAAAAGCAATTCGCCGTATTCGCTATCGCCGCTGCCCTGGCCGCTCCCGCCTTCGCTGAAGGTTTCTACGCCGGTGGCGATATCGGTCGCAGCAAGGTGGAAGTCAAGGGCGACGGTATCTCCGCCCACAAGAACGACAACACCTGGTCGGCCTACGGTGGTTACCAGTTCCACCCGAATTTCGCCGCCGAAGTCGGCTACCGTAGTTTCGGTAAAATCGATGCGACCGAAGGCGCTTCCCGCGCCAGCGTGAAGGCCCGTGGCCTGGAAGCTTCGCTGGTCGGTTCGCTGCCGGTGACCAATGAACTGAGCGTGTTCGGCCGTGTCGGCGTGACCAACGTCAAGGCGACCTATGAGTTGCGCACGCCCGGTGGCTACGAAAATGCCAGCGAGAAGAAGACCAAGGGCATGTTCGGTATCGGCGCCCGCTACGCCGTCAGCAAGGAAGTTGGCCTGACCGCCGAATACCGCCAGGTCGCCAAGATGGACAAGGCCAAGCTGTCTACCTTCACCGTGGGTGGCGACTACCGCTTCTAA
- the dnaJ gene encoding molecular chaperone DnaJ translates to MAKRDFYEILGINRDASDEDIKKSYRKLAMKYHPDRNPDAKDAEDKFKEAKEAYEILSDEQKRAAYDQYGHAGVDPQAGMGGGHGGGFADAFGDIFGDIFGGGGGGGRGGRSNVYRGSDLRYNLEITLEEAARGTETKIKIPTHEECEICHGSGAKPGTQAKTCGTCGGHGQVRVQQGFFSLQQTCPTCHGSGKVIPEPCRSCSGQGRVKTQKTLNVKIPAGVDEGDRIRLSGEGEPGVNGGPPGDLYVVIHLKAHGVFEREGNDLHCEMPIGFAIAALGGEIEIPTLNGAVKLKIPAETQTGAVFRLRGKGIKGVRSAITGDLMCHVVVETPVKLTERQKELLREFEHINMQDDAKHNPRASSWMDKVKDFFSN, encoded by the coding sequence ATGGCGAAAAGAGATTTCTACGAGATTCTAGGTATCAACCGCGATGCGAGCGACGAGGACATCAAGAAGTCCTACCGCAAGCTGGCGATGAAATACCACCCGGACCGCAATCCCGACGCAAAGGATGCAGAAGACAAGTTCAAGGAGGCGAAGGAAGCCTACGAGATCTTGTCCGATGAGCAAAAGCGCGCCGCCTACGATCAGTACGGCCATGCCGGGGTAGACCCGCAGGCGGGTATGGGCGGTGGTCATGGCGGCGGCTTTGCCGATGCCTTCGGCGATATCTTCGGCGACATCTTCGGCGGTGGCGGCGGCGGTGGCCGAGGCGGGCGTTCCAACGTCTACCGCGGCTCGGACCTGCGTTACAACCTTGAGATCACGCTGGAAGAAGCGGCGCGCGGCACCGAAACCAAGATCAAGATCCCGACCCACGAAGAGTGCGAAATCTGCCATGGTTCCGGCGCCAAGCCCGGTACCCAGGCCAAGACTTGCGGGACGTGCGGCGGCCATGGCCAGGTGCGTGTGCAGCAGGGCTTCTTCTCGCTGCAACAGACCTGTCCGACCTGCCATGGCTCCGGCAAGGTCATCCCCGAGCCGTGCCGTTCCTGTAGCGGGCAGGGCCGGGTCAAGACGCAGAAGACGCTGAATGTGAAGATTCCCGCCGGCGTCGACGAAGGCGATCGCATCCGCCTCAGCGGCGAAGGCGAGCCGGGCGTGAATGGCGGGCCGCCGGGCGACCTCTACGTGGTGATCCACCTCAAGGCGCATGGCGTGTTCGAGCGCGAGGGCAACGACCTGCATTGCGAGATGCCCATCGGCTTCGCCATCGCGGCGCTGGGCGGCGAAATCGAGATCCCCACGCTCAATGGCGCGGTCAAGCTCAAGATCCCGGCCGAGACCCAGACCGGTGCGGTATTCCGCTTGCGCGGCAAGGGCATCAAGGGCGTGCGTAGCGCCATCACCGGCGATCTGATGTGCCATGTCGTGGTGGAAACGCCGGTCAAACTGACCGAGCGGCAGAAGGAACTGCTGCGCGAGTTCGAGCATATCAATATGCAGGACGACGCCAAGCACAACCCGCGCGCGAGCTCGTGGATGGACAAGGTGAAGGACTTCTTCTCGAATTGA